Part of the Kitasatospora sp. NBC_01266 genome, TGTCCATGTAGCTGCGCAGGTGCGGGATGGCCGTCACCAGATCGCGGATGGTCGCGCCGGTCTGGCGCTTGATCCGGCGCCCCAGGGTGCCCGCGTCCGGGTTGGCGTCGATCGCGATCACCTTGTCCTGGCGCTCGCTGGCCAGGGTGGCCCCGAGCGAGGTGGTGGTCGTGGTCTTGCCGACACCGCCCTTGAGGCTGATCACCGCGATCCGGTAGCAGCTCATCACCGGGGTGCGGATGATCGCCAGCTTGCGCTCGCGCTCGGCCTGCGCGGCCTTGCCGCCGAACCTCAGCCGCGGCGCCTGGCGCTGCTGCTTGGGCTGGCTGCGCAGCAGCCGGTCGGAGGAGAGCTCCACGGCGGCGGTGTAGCCGAGCGGGGCGCCGTGCGCGGTCGGCTGCTGGGCGCCCTGCTGCTGGAACGCGGCGGGCGCCTGCGGGACGGCCTGCTGGTGCGGGTAGGCCATCGGTGCCGGGTAGGGCTGCTGCTGCACGGGGCCCGGCTGCTGCGGGGGGAACGGCTCCGGTCGGCCGGTGCCGGGCATCGGCCAGCCACCCTGGCGCGGGTCGACCGGGCCGGGCTGCGGGACGGCTCTCTGCGGCGGGCCCGGCTGGGGGACGGCCGGCGGCTGCGCCCACGGCGTGCCGGGGCCGGGCAGCGGTTGGGTGGGCGCCATCGGGCCGCCCTGCTGCTGGGGCAGCGGGCCGGGCTGCTGCGGTCCGGGCTGCTGCGGGCCGGGTTGCAGCGGGCCGGGTTGCTGCGGGCCGGGCTGGACCTGGGGCGGGTACGCGTCGGCCGGGTAGGCGCTGTTGGGGAAGCCGTAGCCGTAGCCCGGCTGCTGGGGGCCGGGCTGCGGCGCGGCGGCCTGGTAGCCGTACTGCTCGGCACCCGGCCAGCCGGGGGGCGGACCAGGCTGCGCGGGCGGTCCCGGCTGGGCCTGCGGTCCGGGCTGCGCGGGCGGCAGCGGCTGATGAACGGCCGGTGCGGGCTGTACGGCCGGCGTGGGCAGGCCGGTCTGGGCGAACGCGGCCGGCTCGGCGGCGAACGGCGGGTTCGCCGGGTTCGCCGGGTTCGGCAGGCTCGGCGCGAGGGGTGCGGCCGGTGCCGGCTCGGCGGCCGGCGTCGGCGCGGGAACCGGCGGGCTCGGCTGCGGCGCCACGGGCTCGGCCTCGGCCTCGGCGGCGACCGGCTCGGCGGGCGGTGTCACAGCGGCTGGCGCCGGGACGGGCTCCGGAGCGGGCGCGGGTGCGGGCGCGGGCACCGCGGCGGCCACCGGGCCGTCGGCGGGCGCGGCCGGGTCGCCCTGGGTGTACCAGGACGGGGGAGTGTAGTCGGGGGCGTCGGACCAGTCGTCGTCGTCCTCCGCCGCGTTGTCGCCGACGTAGACGCCGTCCCGATCGCTGCTCACCTTGGGCTCCCTCGTGTTCGCTGCCGCTCGTCGCGGTGCGGTCAGGCACAAGACTAGAACCTGTGCCTCGCCGGGTTGAGTGCCCCGTCGGTTCTGGCTCGACCTGACGGTCACTCGGACGACGGCGGACCGGGAGAGTCCGACCTGCCGCGGCTGTCACCCGCACCGGTGACAGCGTCCACGGATCAAGCGTCCACGGATCAGTCGACCCGGCGGGCCGGACCGAGCAACTGGTACTCGGCCCCGCCCGGTTCGGTGCGTACGTACTGCCGGTGGATCCGGGTGGCCCACAGCGTGTGGTCGTCGCCGAGGGTCGGCAGCGCGGCCACCTCCGGCCCGCCCAGTGACAGTACCCGTCCGATCAGCTCCGCCTCCTGCGGCGAGACCCGCTGCACGCCGACCAGGTCGGCCGCGTTCAGCACCCGGGCCGCGTTGGGGCCGAGGAAGGGGAGCAGGGTCAGGGTGGACTGCCACGGGGTGGCCGAGAGCCGGCTGCGCGGCGGGCGCGGGCCGAGGTCGCGCACCACCAGGACCGGGGCCGAGACCGAGGCGCCCTGCGCGCCGAGCCGTCCGATCGGATGGACCGTCACGCACGGCTGGCCGCCGCCCGCGGCCTGCGCCAGCGGCGCCCAGAGCTGCGGGCGGGCGGTCTCCACCGCCACCCGGGCCCCGGTCGCCGCCGCCCGCAGCGCGATCAGCTGCGCCGTCCAGACACCGCCGACCAGCACCACGTCATAGGTGCTGGGCCGGAACAGGCCCAGCACCGCGGTCTGCCGCTGCGCGTCCTCGCCGATCACCACGCCGTCGTCACCGACCGGCACGCACAGCGCGCCCAGCTCCTCGGGGCCGAGCACGTGCTGCTCGCGGCGCGGGCCGCGCAGGCCGAAGCCGGCCCGGATCCGCTCCAGCGGGCCGACCCGCTCGTCGGCGGGCTGCGGTCGGCTGTGACCGGAGTAGGTCTGGTAGGCCATCAGGCACATCCCCCCAGCGGCAGGGTGGCGAGCAGGCCGGGCGCCTGCTCCTGGTCCAGCCGGGACAGGCCCAGGCCCGCGCCCTGCGCGCGCTGCTCCAGCTGCCGGCCGTGCTGGGCCACGTCGGCCTCGCTGCGCGCGACCACCCGCACGTGCCCGGTGATCGCCACCGAGTCGCCGGTGCCGGGGCGGGCGGTCAGGCTGAACGCGCTGGCCAGGGCCGGGGTGCCGGTGACCAGGTTGACCAGCTCGGCGGCCGGCACGCCGGGGCCGGTCGGGCCGGAACGGCTCAGCTGGGGCCACTTGGCGATCCAGTAGGTGCAGTGGAAGCGGTCGTCGATCCGCCAGAACCGGGCGCTCTCCTGGGTCCTGCGGGTGCCGCTGCCGCCGCTGCCGGTGCCCTGCCGGCCGGCCGTGGCCAGCGGGTTGGCGCAGGTGGCGATGGACAGCGCGGCGATCAGCTCCCGCTCGTCGAGCGCGGTGGCGCTGAAGCCGGCCCCGTTGAGCCGCCCGGCGAGCTGGTCGGTGACCCGCTGCAGTGCCTTGCGGGCACCCTCCTCGCCGCCGCCGCGAGCCAGCACGGCGGTGGCCGCGCGCTCCGGGTCGAGTTTGAGGGCGACCCAGGTCAGCCGCAGGGCCGGGGTGCTGGGCCCGTCCCGCAGCTCCTGGTAGGCCCGGGTGGCCAGCGCGTTGTCGGGCAGGTGGGGGGCGGGGGCGGGCTGGGTGTGCTGGACCAGCTGCACGGACTCCAGTGCGATGTCGTCCACCCGCAGGGCCGAGCAGACCAGCTCCAGCGGCAGTGGCAGCGCGGTGCGGGTCGGGCGCAGCGGCTGGTCCTTGGCCTGCACCAGCAGCACCGAGGTGAGGAAGGTGCCGTCCCCGATCATGCCGGTCTCGCGGCGGACCGGGCGGCCGACGCCCAGGTCGGCCTCGGTGGCGTGGGTGCAGGTGCGCAGCGCCGGTTCCAGCTCCAGCGCGGGCGCCAGGCCGGGGTCGGTGCCCGGCGGCGGCGTGCTGCCGGCCGCCTCGCGGCGCCGGCGACGGGCCGCCGAGCGGATCCGCAGCGCCTCGGGCAGGCTGCGCCCGCGCACCGGCACCAGGGCCAGCACCAGCAGCAGCACGGCGGGTACCGCGAACACCGCGGCGACCACGCGGTTGACCGTCCAGCCGACGGCGACCAGCGCCAGCGCCACCTCGACCAGCACCAGTTGCTGCAGGCGCAGCCGTCCGCCGAGCAGTCCGGGGCGCGGGTGGACCTTCACGGGTACGGCCGCCGGGCCGCCGTCCTGGTCCTGGACTCCCTTGGTCCGCAGGGCAGTTGTGCCGTGCGGGTCCGTTCCGCCGCCCGCTGCCGCCCTGCGTCGCCGTTGCGCCCTCTGGCTTGGCATTCCCCCGGGTGGCCCTCTCTGATTGGCTGTCACGGCCCGGCTGGCCGGGTGCCGAACAGTACCCGTACCGTAATCACCGTCTGCCGCATCGTAGAGGGTCGGCAGGGGCCGGAGGCGAGTGGGCGGCCGGGAGAACGGGGAGGGTCAACCAGCATGGCATCACGCAGGGATGAGCTGAACGCCTACACCTTCGCGCGCAAGCGCATGGTGGGCGCCTTCCTGCAGCCGGTCGGTGGCGGCAGTGACGAGGACGCGCCGCGTCCGATCCGCGCGCTGGTGCCCTCGCTGGTGGTGGCCGCGGTGCTGGTGGCCGGGTTCGGTGCCTGGGGGCTGATCAAGCCGACCGCTCCGCAGGGTTGGGACAGCGGCGACAACATCATCCTCGGCAAGGAGTCGACCACCCGCTACGTCGTGCTGACCAGCGCGGACGGCACCAAGATGCTGCACCCGGTGCTCAACATGGCCTCGGCGAAGCTGGTGCTGCCGGTCAACTCCAAGGTGGTGATCGTCGACGACTCGGCGATCGACAGCTACCAGGCGCACGGCCCGACCATCGGTATCCCGTACGCGCCGGACAAGTTGCCGAGCGCCACCGACGCGGGCACGGCGAAGAAGTGGTCGGTCTGCGACCGGCCGGGTTCCGACGCCGACCACCCCGACCAGGCGGTCTTCGTGGCGGCCGGTGCGGACGCGGCCACCCTGGCCCGGCCGGACCGCAGGCTCGGCGACGGGCAGTCGCTCTGGGTGCAGGGCGTGCGGCAGAACGGCGTGCCGGGCGCCCAGTACCTGGTCGACCCGCAGGGCCGCGCGCACCCGATCGGCACGCCCGGGATGTCCGACAACGACCTGACGGCGCTGCGGATCGCGCTCTTCGGCAACGGCGCCCAGCCCGAGCACGTCAGCGACGAGTGGCTGGCCACCCTCGCCCAGGGCAGCCCGATCGGGTTCCCGCAGGTGCCGGGGATGACCGGCGCGCCGACCCGCTCCGACGTCCAGCTCTCCGACCCGAACCAGCGGTTCGTCGGTCGGCTGGTCACCGCCAGCGGCACCTACTACGTGGTCGGCCAGAGCCAGTTGTACAAGGTGACGCCGTTCCAGGCCGAGCTGCTGCGGCAGGCCCCGATCACCGCCAACGCCTACCAGCAGGGCAACCCCGGCTACTCCGAGATCACCCCGGCCGACAACGCCCGCTACTACAACACCGTGACCCCGCTGGCCGATGACGCCGACTGGCCCACCGCCAAGCCCGGCTCCTCGGTCAACGGCGGCGGCCCCGGCCCGAACCCGCCGCGCCAGGTGGTCTGTTCGACCTTCGAGGGGGTGTCGGGCAGCGGCATCACGCAGAGCGTCTGGGCCGGCCCCGACTACCCCGCCGCCTTCCCGCCCGGTTCGGCCAGCGCCTATGTCAGCCCCGGGCACGGACTGTTCTACCGCGCGATGGACAACACGGCGGACGGTTCCGGCAGCGACTACCTGATCACCGAGACCGGGCTGCGCTACTCGGTGCCGGC contains:
- the eccE gene encoding type VII secretion protein EccE is translated as MKVHPRPGLLGGRLRLQQLVLVEVALALVAVGWTVNRVVAAVFAVPAVLLLVLALVPVRGRSLPEALRIRSAARRRRREAAGSTPPPGTDPGLAPALELEPALRTCTHATEADLGVGRPVRRETGMIGDGTFLTSVLLVQAKDQPLRPTRTALPLPLELVCSALRVDDIALESVQLVQHTQPAPAPHLPDNALATRAYQELRDGPSTPALRLTWVALKLDPERAATAVLARGGGEEGARKALQRVTDQLAGRLNGAGFSATALDERELIAALSIATCANPLATAGRQGTGSGGSGTRRTQESARFWRIDDRFHCTYWIAKWPQLSRSGPTGPGVPAAELVNLVTGTPALASAFSLTARPGTGDSVAITGHVRVVARSEADVAQHGRQLEQRAQGAGLGLSRLDQEQAPGLLATLPLGGCA
- a CDS encoding MinD/ParA family protein; translation: MSSDRDGVYVGDNAAEDDDDWSDAPDYTPPSWYTQGDPAAPADGPVAAAVPAPAPAPAPEPVPAPAAVTPPAEPVAAEAEAEPVAPQPSPPVPAPTPAAEPAPAAPLAPSLPNPANPANPPFAAEPAAFAQTGLPTPAVQPAPAVHQPLPPAQPGPQAQPGPPAQPGPPPGWPGAEQYGYQAAAPQPGPQQPGYGYGFPNSAYPADAYPPQVQPGPQQPGPLQPGPQQPGPQQPGPLPQQQGGPMAPTQPLPGPGTPWAQPPAVPQPGPPQRAVPQPGPVDPRQGGWPMPGTGRPEPFPPQQPGPVQQQPYPAPMAYPHQQAVPQAPAAFQQQGAQQPTAHGAPLGYTAAVELSSDRLLRSQPKQQRQAPRLRFGGKAAQAERERKLAIIRTPVMSCYRIAVISLKGGVGKTTTTTSLGATLASERQDKVIAIDANPDAGTLGRRIKRQTGATIRDLVTAIPHLRSYMDIRQFTSQDQNSGLEILANDVDPAVSTTFNDSDYRQVIDVLGRQYPIILTDSGTGLLYSAMRGVLDLADQLIIVATPSVDGASSASTTLDWLSAHGYADLVQRSITVVSGVRETSKMIRIEDIVAHFETRCRGVIVVPFDESLAAGAEVNLEMMRPKVREAYFDLATLVGEDIVRAQQAAQSNSWQQQAQPQPGVPPQQQWPGQPGPGQPQPQQPWGQPGPEGQGYPPQQDGGRPWGAPQPAQPWAPQPGQQPTAPPPGYGYPPSGAPQQPGPAQQQPPQQPGGYGYPPPPAQS
- the eccB gene encoding type VII secretion protein EccB; this encodes MASRRDELNAYTFARKRMVGAFLQPVGGGSDEDAPRPIRALVPSLVVAAVLVAGFGAWGLIKPTAPQGWDSGDNIILGKESTTRYVVLTSADGTKMLHPVLNMASAKLVLPVNSKVVIVDDSAIDSYQAHGPTIGIPYAPDKLPSATDAGTAKKWSVCDRPGSDADHPDQAVFVAAGADAATLARPDRRLGDGQSLWVQGVRQNGVPGAQYLVDPQGRAHPIGTPGMSDNDLTALRIALFGNGAQPEHVSDEWLATLAQGSPIGFPQVPGMTGAPTRSDVQLSDPNQRFVGRLVTASGTYYVVGQSQLYKVTPFQAELLRQAPITANAYQQGNPGYSEITPADNARYYNTVTPLADDADWPTAKPGSSVNGGGPGPNPPRQVVCSTFEGVSGSGITQSVWAGPDYPAAFPPGSASAYVSPGHGLFYRAMDNTADGSGSDYLITETGLRYSVPASSEGAVAGASPSPSADPSASPAPPQQQVNQAQDRLGYQSTTPVLVPKAWSDLVPAGPELNTNAATQVQNS